A DNA window from Primulina tabacum isolate GXHZ01 chromosome 12, ASM2559414v2, whole genome shotgun sequence contains the following coding sequences:
- the LOC142520382 gene encoding uncharacterized protein LOC142520382, which translates to MSNQILDSSSDDLWMVVRKRPVRFSLLEYYLITGLDCAIEPKDLPDRGVFGTTHFPGKADIVLGDLEGKIIVQEHNETGLDMEKIKMASLYFCCAVFGEATRKKTTKIDPKYLRLVDDLDRFNHYPWGSVAYRDAVRCLKKDLLGRYNYLAEAQGRKEVEGSFLVGGFVLPLQIFAYECYPSVAQKLARRRDVDGLMLPRMFQWVTKTWASNRAPTGVEIAAAFGDCPIDDCLGFLTPTPEELVAPYYTTEHFVDSAPDAVITRVLELWRQGQTVICSEHPVESPSVQPTHYAHSPPSDQPMHFGHSPPSVQHTPPAHASPDVSGIRPGELDRSNSRTSSPMRTGPRVHFGLNPSRRPSPLEHRFERRLTALEDSVMSMHVKIAAEFIETRAFMRSINQALVDLKSSLTEQIRAGFAKMRSNMPVQEDRDYSIVYSRGRKRKASEADFGVDDNLAREIASTSQTLNIFEPNLPVITEESSEGVADILGREIGSGSQSQQIFEPNLQAIPEESA; encoded by the exons ATGAGTAACCAGATACTTGATAGTAGTAGTGATGATTTGTGGATGGTGGTGCGCAAAAGACCTGTTAGATTTTCTTTGTTAGAGTATTATTTAATAACGGGTCTCGATTGCGCTATAGAGCCCAAAGATTTACCAGATAGAGGTGTATTTGGCACCACACACTTTCCCGGTAAGGCTGATATTGTTTTGGGTGATTTGGAGGGAAAGATTATTGTCCAAGAGCATAACGAGACTGGTCTAGACATGGAGAAGATAAAGATGGCTAGTCTATACTTTTGTTGTGCCGTATTCGGTGAGGCGACGAGGAAAAAGACGACGAAGATCGACcctaaatacttgaggctcGTAGATGATTTGGATAGGTTCAACCATTATCCCTGGGGTAGTGTAGCCTATCGGGATGCGGTCCGATGTCTGAAGAAGGATCTTTTAGGACGATATAATTACCTCGCCGAGGCACAGGGCCGGAAAGAAGTTGAGGGCAGCTTCCTTGTCGGTGGTTTTGTTCTCCCTCTGCag ATCTTCGCTTATGAATGTTATCCGAGCGTGGCACAGAAGTTAGCAAGGAGAAGAGATGTGGACGGTTTGATGTTGCCCAGGATGTTTCAGTGGGTGACTAAGACGTGGGCGTCAAACCGTGCCCCAACTGGTGTTGAAATCGCTGCAGCCTTCGGTGATTGTCCTATAGAT GATTGTCTGGGATTTTTGACTCCTACTCCTGAGGAGCTAGTTGCACCGTATTATACGACCGAGCATTTTGTTGATTCTGCGCCTGATGCGGTGATCACTCGGGTACTCGAGCTCTGGAGGCAGGGTCAGACAGTCATATGTAGCGAGCACCCTGTGGAGTCTCCCTCAGTCCAGCCCACGCATTATGCACATTCACCTCCCTCTGACCAGCCCATGCATTTTGGACATTCACCTCCCTCTGTCCAGCACACGCCTCCTGCACATGCATCTCCTGACGTTTCTGGCATCCGTCCTGGTGAGCTCGATAGATCCAACTCTAGGACCAGTTCTCCTATGCGTACGGGTCCTAGAGTCCACTTTGGACTCAATCCCTCCCGCCGCCCATCACCCTTGGAGCATCGTTTCGAGCGGCGATTGACTGCGTTGGAGGATTCCGTTATGTCCATGCATGTGAAGATTGCAGCAGAATTTATTGAGACCAGAGCGTTTATGAGGAGTATAAATCAAGCTCTAGTTGACTTGAAATCGAGTTTGACTGAACAGATTAGAGCTGGTTTTGCTAAGATGAGGTCTAACATGCCAGTGCAGGAGGACAGAGATTATAGCATAGTCTATAGCAGAGGGCGGAAGAGGAAAGCATCTGAGGCAGATTTTG GTGTGGATGATAATCTGGCTAGGGAAATTGCGAGTACTAGTCAAACACTAAATATATTTGAGCCTAACCTTCCGGTGATTACAGAGGAGTCCTCAGAAG GTGTGGCTGATATTTTGGGTAGGGAAATTGGCAGTGGTAGCCAATCCCAACAGATATTTGAGCCTAACCTTCAAGCCATTCCAGAGGAGTCCGCATGA
- the LOC142520383 gene encoding 2-isopropylmalate synthase A-like — translation MASLPSFLAASSEADFEIVKSIALEIGNADDSGHLPVICGLARCDERDILKAWEAVKHAKKPRIHTFIATSEIHLKKKLKMTREQVIQKATSMVAYARSLGCEDVEFSPEDAGRSDREFLYRVLGEVIKSGGTTVNIPDTVGFTLPSEFRKLIADIKANTPGIENVIISTHCHNDLGLSTANSLEGARAGARQVEVTINGIGERADNASLEEVVMTLKCRGVEALGGLYTGINTQHITMASKMVDEYSGLRVQPHKAIVGANAFAHESGIHQDGMLKHKNTYEIISPEDVGLFRSNESGIVLGKLSGRHALKAKLLELGFNINGKELDDLFARFKDVAANKKIISDDDLIALLCDEVFQPQVVWQFEEIQVTCGTLGLSTATVKLTDANGDEHIACSVGTGPVDAAYKAVDTIVKVPVTLVEYSMNAVTEGIDAIATTRVLIRTVDSVTTTHVMTGQTMNHAFSGTGAAIDVVISSVRSYVGALNKMLGVQESLRNRQT, via the exons ATGGCATCCTTGCCTAGTTTTCTCG CGGCGTCTTCAGAGGCTGATTTTGAGATCGTGAAGTCGATCGCGCTTGAAATCGGGAATGCTGATGATTCGGGCCACTTGCCGGTTATCTGCGGCTTGGCGAGGTGTGATGAGAGGGATATTTTGAAGGCGTGGGAAGCTGTGAAGCACGCGAAGAAGCCGAGGATTCACACTTTCATTGCGACGAGTGAGATTCACTTGAAGAAAAAGCTGAAGATGACGCGGGAGCAGGTGATTCAGAAGGCCACGAGCATGGTGGCTTACGCGAGGAGTTTGGGGTGTGAGGATGTTGAATTCAGCCCCGAAGATGCTGGAAG ATCAGACAGGGAGTTTCTTTACCGAGTTCTGGGTGAAGTTATAAAGTCGGGGGGAACAACTGTTAACATCCCTGATACAGTTGGCTTCACTTTACCCTCTGAATTTAGGAAATTGATAGCTGACATAAAAGCAAACACCCCTGGAATTGAAAATGTGATTATTTCGACCCATTGTCACAATGACCTTGGACTCTCTACTGCAAATTCTTTAGAA GGTGCACGTGCTGGCGCTAGGCAAGTGGAGGTGACCATTAATGGCATAGGTGAAAGGGCCGATAATGCCTCCTTAGAGGAG GTTGTAATGACCCTGAAATGCCGTGGAGTGGAAGCATTAGGCGGCCTCTATACAGGGATCAATACGCAACACATTACCATGGCAAGCAAGATG gtagacGAATACAGTGGGCTTCGAGTGCAGCCACATAAAGCAATTGTAGGAGCTAATGCTTTTGCTCATGAAAGTGGCATCCATCAG GATGGAATGCTtaaacataaaaatacatatgaaATTATTTCACCTGAAGATGTTGGACTTTTTCGATCTAATGAATCTGGTATAGTGCTCGGAAAACTCAG TGGACGCCATGCTTTGAAAGCCAAACTGTTGGAG CTTGGATTCAATATTAATGGCAAGGAACTCGATGATCTTTTTGCACGTTTCAAAGATGTCGCTGCAAATAAAAAG ATTATCTCTGATGATGACCTTATTGCACTACTCTGTGATGAAGTATTCCAGCCACAAGTTGTTTGGCAATTTGAGGAAATACAG GTAACTTGTGGAACACTTGGCCTTTCGACCGCAACAGTTAAACTCACTGATGCGAATGGTGACGAGCATATTGCTTGTTCGGTTGGAACAGGACCAGTTGATGCAGCTTACAAGGCAGTTGATACTATTGTGAAG GTTCCCGTTACGCTCGTTGAGTATTCCATGAATGCTGTCACAGAAGGAATAGATGCTATAGCCACGACAAGGGTATTAATCCGCACAGTGGATAGTGTCACAACCACCCATGTTATGACAGGACAAACTATGAACCACGCGTTCAG TGGAACCGGAGCAGCAATCGACGTTGTCATCTCCAGCGTTCGATCCTACGTTGGCGCGCTGAACAAGATGCTGGGGGTTCAAGAATCGCTTCGAAACCGACAAACCTAA
- the LOC142520798 gene encoding RAF-like serine/threonine-protein kinase 20 produces MTRTSNSISGGAESVKFLYSYGGRIIPRPMDGELRYIGGHTRILSVARSLTFSELMVKFVESCGISVDLRCKLPSEDMDVLISIKSDEDLENVIAEYDRVSPGEKIRAVLFQVKSAKKISPPSSPVSCFDFPSPKPQQRLTEVPAVTPHHAAPPSAAVHRCGSTAVKYQNGVGRYRYGGGASPMNLQSVRYQNCSHSH; encoded by the exons ATGACTCGAACATCGAATTCGATCTCCGGTGGGGCGGAGTCGGTGAAGTTCCTCTACAGTTACGGCGGTAGAATCATCCCCCGGCCAATGGACGGCGAGCTCCGTTACATCGGCGGCCACACTCGAATCCTCTCCGTCGCTCGATCCCTTACCTTTTCAG agttgatggtgaAATTCGTGGAATCGTGCGGAATTTCCGTTGATTTGAGGTGTAAGCTACCGAGTGAAGATATGGACGTGTTGATCTCAATCAAGTCAGACGAAGACCTCGAAAATGTGATCGCCGAGTACGATAGAGTTTCGCCGGGGGAGAAAATCAGGGCGGTGCTTTTCCAAGTGAAATCAGCGAAGAAAATCTCTCCTCCGTCCTCTCCTGTCTCGTGTTTCGATTTCCCTTCGCCGAAGCCGCAACAGCGCCTAACAGAAGTCCCGGCGGTCACTCCTCACCACGCAGCTCCGCCGAGCGCGGCGGTGCATCGGTGCGGATCTACTGCGGTGAAATATCAAAACGGCGTCGGGAGATACCGTTACGGCGGCGGAGCGAGTCCGATGAATTTGCAGAGCGTACGGTACCAGAATTGTTCTCATTCTCATTAG